One Hypomesus transpacificus isolate Combined female chromosome 21, fHypTra1, whole genome shotgun sequence genomic window, cctccccctctccctcctccacgtCCTCTGACCTCAGTGACGATCCCGACACGGAGGAGGCCCTGAAGGGCTTTGACTTCCTGGCCAGTCCGGACGAGCTGGATGGCTCACCAGAGTCCAGGAGTGCCGACAACAACGTAGACTGGGGTAAGGGGGGTTATAAGTGGGGGACTAACCAACTAATGATCGTACTCAGACCTTTTGGATCCATGATTGAGGACAATGGTGAAGCGTATTGAACAGTCCCTCATTCTGAGGTGGAGTTTGGAATAGAGAAATGGTACATCCATAAACTCAGCATTAACAGTAAGACCAAGGATTAAACAGCCTTTGTGAACCTAGTGGACATTTTTCAGGGGGTTTTGCGTTCATGTCCATTTGCTTCCTTTGGAAACTTGTCTGAGGAAAATACCATGGGGGAGACATCTGACAGCAGAGGTTTCTAGTGTGTACAAAAGTAGGACACTAGGACATAATGAGGAAAAAAGAACACATTTCCAGACTGTGCAGTGGAGACAACATATTAAAAGAACACTTTTACCTCCAGTATTACAGACAAACACGCATACAGGCTGACAACCTCCTCTGAATAACAACCTCAGGCAGAGCGTGTCATTTCTATGATACCTGAGCTGTCTTTATAATGTCCCCAGCTGGAAACCTGGCTGACCCCTCCATGCAAAGAAAAGAAACCCCCTTCACAGGCGTCACCTAGCAACACCTTTTGTTTACCTCCGCCAATGAGAGAAGAAGTTCCCACACAGTCAGTGGTTCAGAGAACACTTCACAGGTTCATGGCTAAAGAGGAATGTTTAATGCAGTTGCGTTCCATTTGCGGGGTGTTAAGcaaacattttttaagataAAATGATTGGTTAATTACTCTGGGATTCTATCAAAACCCTATGAtggtgtttatgtatttatttgtcaCAAATGTTGTCATTGTTTATCCTTTTAAAGTGATTTAAGTTGGGGTGAAGATCTATAAACAGTACAGAGTTGTGTATATGTAAACACCACATAGGTCAATTTTGTTTTCAGAATCATTCTTTTTGAGTGCACCTGCAGGAAGTAGTTTGTCCAGTATCAGTCACAACCTCAAAAACGGTCTTCACCGAGTTCCAGTCTATGTTATCCATTGATCCTCTGTAAAGATACTGATAATCTCATTAATCGCCATGGACCATTTCTGTATAAAAACCTACCATTgtgtattgggatttggccttagGTTATTGTAGTTGTTGGGGTTTTTAACAACAATCAAAGGCTCCTTAGGCTTGACAGTCCTTTCACCATATGCTTTGATGTGAACTGATCACTGCACAGTATATcttaggccaaatcccaatactctggcTTAGCCTTActccttacccctagcccttagttttgtGCGTTCACGTGAGGgtaagtggtgtcccaatactctttttgattgAGGGCTAGAGCTAATGAAGGGGtgtacaccccttaaaaccaagctcgggagcttacttgaaacctaggggtaTGCAGTGCTTgaagtggagaaaaaaaggtgCCAGTGCTCTCTTGCATTGGCAAATCATTATGAAATTTGAGATTTCTACAGTGAAAAACAAAACTTGGATTGCTGGTACAACAACAATTTATTGTTGGCCTATTCATTAACAACTTAATGCATAGCctcgggaacatattttatcaggggggtggcttaatgttgcggggcggcagggatggactgggagtaaaaataagCCCTGGACTTtaatccagaccagcccaccagaaccggcccccgtatagctacgccaccacagctgcctgcTAATTCATgcatagtctgtgtttgatgtgatgctagttcctCCCGAATACGATACTTAAAGGCCAACGTTTTGGGCTTTTATTTGGGCGCAAAAACAGTTTTTTGAGAAATGTGTAGGCTAAAATAAAAATGGCAGTTTtttaattggtaaaaccttgtctagtgaaagtgatgtgtttttttctctttatttttcagccccacccttacgtttcgtATCCtcgttttccatcgttattcttctcccggtgatcccgatggccagtctgcTACTGCAGGGCTATTCCGCGGTGGTAGATTttaaagtcatatcattttaaattctcgtgcccctagttcccgcagccatacataaatgtatgtatttatttaaacaagtttgaagctGATGATTTGTAGCCTACCCGATGTTTCTGGTTGGACTTGGACCTCTGTTgacgtgtctggctctggcacacgCGTTCTTTTAGTGCCTTTCTGAAGCCAGGGTAACACAATTActtgtgtttctgttttaaaaaaaaatctgttttactGAGGCATCAGTTGATGCTGTCTAGATAATTTTTTCGAATCTAGCGTACCGGCACGCAAGAAAAGCTGCGTCTGATGTCGCTATTGCCTCCAAACAACCCcaacgtgattagtagcctacattcgggttgtgtctatgggaaccagttgatgcagaagaagccaaatcaaaatgttacctgaaggccaacgtagttaacaaaTCCGTAACCGTTCATTAGATTTTTCAGAGCTGGTATAGCTTGTGGTGTAAATCAACGGATTTTCTTGTGCTTGTATTTTtgtgcgatcgaatcccaccTCATGCGAgcgtgcaaatgttttattttgtctccatttattttgtcgcggATGGTAgtctaatgtagtgcgcacgtagcccaTAGGCCTACTTTCTAGTGATGTGTCCTTCgtgaatgattcgttcattttgaacgaatccttataaggactcgggagtaaggagtcctctcaacgagtgattcgttcatttcccgcctcggtctttctacgagtctttggataatttttcacgtgacctgcataggctctgtagctagaggaaacgaatgattcgttcatttcccgactcggtctttctatgagtctttggatcatttttcgcgtgacctgcataggctctatagctagaggaaacgaacgattcgttcctttcctgactcggtctttctacgagtctttggataatttttcatgtgacctgtataggctctgTAGTTAAAGGAAACAAACGAttagttcctttcccgactcggtctttctacgagtctttggatccttttttcacgtgacctgcataggctctgtagctagaggaaacaaacgattcattcatttcccgactctgtctttctacgagtctttggatccttttttcacgtgacccacattgtattttttagtagaggaaacagtttccttattcccctttcgcgtggccgctgttttagtaagacgtgaatgaatgatattcgctcaagtcatcatactgactggttttcttattttcactttacatttacactcacagtttagtgcagtgtaattgtttgacgtgataattaaatgctagtgtgataatacatgaccaaatcatacaaactcatgatacattatttatataatgtattccccccccccccccccccccccccccccgttgacatgaacgaatgactcaaaaaaagattcgttcgttttactgaacgagattcaaagaacagaaTCAGTCAAATGAaccaaacttcccatcactactactttcatatttgccgcagcaaatatgagatccgacttgaaaatcaccagtaatatgtttttgaatttgtgacgaatctggcgATAGAGGCAGACCAATAGGAGCacacacagctggggaaccagttaaattgggaaccagttgggacgtaacaccggtcCGGTACGCTTAAGAGTAAAATGTAGAGGTACCGGCCCACTACGCGCACTGGGGGTATGTGAATACTGTGCTACCTGCAACAATGGCAGAccgatcatccagagagtctacacagtcctgtacttATGTATTTGCAATcatgttcttaattgaaactatttaaaaaatcgctagtttgaaACGCTAACGTTAGacattgctgatttgcacaacagtccagCATTTCTCTGATTAGCCTTGAATGGACTCCATGTATGTCTAAAGTTTTAATTATACTCCATTAGCAAtgaatttcgtttgatatcagtgcataacactactggCTTTGGAGACATCGATATACGTAACCGTAACCAAACGGTGTCTCTATTCTATTTTATAGGGCTAAGTAGCCCTTACCCTTCAGTTTCGAGacacaagggctaggggtaaactaagggctaggggtaagaggtaggacagagtattgggattcggacATACTGTCCCACTTAATTTTTCATTTAGTCCAATGTGCTGACATCATCCTCCTTTAAGTGGCTTCATGAGACCTTAGAGTCCTACAGGAAACCCTCTGATTTTGGTGACAGGCAAAAATATTAAATAGATGCTTCTACCACAATCTTTAGAAATTGTATATGGATAAATCATTTGAAAACTTGCATCATAGGACTCAGTTCTTATATCATTATTTTCATGCCATCATTATCATGGGCTTTTTCTTCATTTGAGGCATTTGAACCATTCATCACTTCAAACCACTTTTGACGGCGGGGCCCTGATGGGGTCTGGAGGAAGTTGTGGACACATATCAACATTCAAAGTTTCTGTCCTCCATGTTTGCGTGTAGAGAAGGATGAGCAGTCCGACTTGTCTGAGGCCTGGGATGTGGACCAGGGTCTGATAGCCCAACTCAAGGAGCAATACAGGAAGGAGCGCAAGGGCAAAAAGGGGGTGAAGAGTAAGTGAGACAAGGTCCTcgattccttctctctctctttttcattcctTCTGGCTGGGCGTAGACCTTTTAGCTCCATTTAGGTTTTTTGATGGATCATGGTAGATAGTCGCATCTTCTCCTTTTGTTTACACTCTTCTGCTACTTTCCCTTCTTTTGGACACTTCCTCAGTCATCTCTGTCATTCTTTCTTTGCATGGTGTCTGTGTGCCCTCCAAGTGTTGATGGATTGATTTccatgtctgtttgttttgtcaTTGTGTTGAGATTTTTTCATCCCTAATGAGCCCCACTCCACATCACTGTCTCGAGTTAATCACTAGTCCAATTCTTGACTCCCAACTTGTTTTCATGTCTTATCTGTTTATCTGCCATAGTTGATCAAGTGCACCTATGCTTTCATAAAAAATGTCCTTGGATGAGCTTTAACTCTGCAGTTTTTAAATTTTTCTCAGTTGCTTCAATTTGTGTATTTAGTAATTTTTTGCTAATTTTCTTTTCCACAAAACTGCTCTTGGATTGTTTTTATTCGCTTTTCTTTGATCTCCTGTTCTAGATATTAATTTTAGTGCCCTTGTGAGTTTTGCATTGGATGTGTTTTCTAGAATTTCATTCTTCTTATTCTCCCTCGTCTCTTTTTGATCATTTTCCCAACAATTTCACTTGTTACTCCTCATTTTGTTCACACTGTTTATATtgtactcttctctctctttcccctcctttcttctctctgcttAAACCTCTCTGTCTAAATCTTTTCGCCGCTCTACCACATTTCTTCTTCTCCCTGTCCatgcctcccttcctcccccttcatcaCACTTTTGTTTCCTCCTCCGCTGTGCTCAGGGCCTAACCGGTCTAAGCTGCAGGACATGTTGGCCAACCTGCGGGATGCTGAGGACCTGCCGTCTATGCAGCCCTCATTGACGCCCCCCTCCCGACCAAGCGTGCCCAGGCTCAACGAGCACGAAGTCAGCCGGCCAGAAGAAGGTAAGCTGCTCACACTTCCGTCTAGAATTGCACTTGCCAGACAACAAGCAATCATGGTCACCGCTTGAGTCCTTATTTATAAACCGTACAAATGTTGTGGAAAACCGAGTTCGCATTTACAAAATCTTGATGTGAGACTCCAAACAATGCAACACAAGCCAGGTTTTGTAAACAAGACCCCTGGTCATGGTCAAAGTTGATTTCAGACTGGATGAAGTTGTTCTGCAGTCCATGGTTTGGTTCCCCATATGACTTCTCCTCTAAAGAGACTAAACTGATTAGATTAACACTAACCTATCcgtctcctctctgttcctctctgttTCCGTCCCAGTAGAAGCAATGACGTTCCCACCCACATCGGGCAAGTCCTTCATCATGGGCCGGTTGGATGAGGCGGCCGAGAGtgagctggggctgggagagCTGGCAGGTCTCACAACAGCCAACGAGGCGGATAGCCTAGCATATGATGTGAGCATACAGGGGCACCGCCCCTTCATAATGTCACACAACATCTGTTTTAATGTTAATTTATGCTAATCTAATGTTGAGAGAGGCCAACTGTTGTGCCGCACCTGGACACGTTGCTGTTTGCTCTTGAGTCCAATAGGGCAATGATGCTTTTAAACTTCTGATTTCTGTTGTCTCGTTGACTGATTGATAGGATGAACAGAGCTAGATGATAACTTTCTGCCAAGCTAGAACACTGGCACATTTTTATAGAAAGGCTTCTTATGTTTTCCAAATTTAGTTGTAAACTCACAGTACTTTTTGGCCAGCATCTTGTATAGAATATAGCATTTACACATTCCCTTGTAATATGAACATATATGAAGATATGCAATAGAGGATTCAGAAGAAGGCACAAAGCTATTTAGGGCTGTCTTGATCCTGAGAGATAAAAAGCTTAAAGATGgtgtaggcaatgttgttgagaagcaaaTTTTGTCATATTGTGACAAATGTTGTCACAAGATGTTTGAATTACATCTTGATAGCAACAAATAAATCTAAAGCTTCGAAGGTGACATGAAATCAATCCAACATCTTTTGGTgtcgcaggactgtaataaacacaacaaatcaTTAAGACCGTTCAGAGATTAATGATTGGATGGgcaacctgtctgtctacctacttACCTGCGGGCACTGTGTCCCCTGCGCTTAATGCATGATACTGTTGTTTTCAACCAGGGTAGGCAGAGGTATTCTATACAACCGAGCTAGAGGCATAAGAATGGCGGTGAAAGAGCAGGCAATAAATCCAGTTCCAGATTTCTCAGTGAGTTGATCTCTCTCGTGGACTAACTAGACTAGTCTCCTGACAGTTCTATAGTCAGACattgtgggagtggctttgaagggaggaggtgggatatTGTTTACGCAAAAATAGCTAGCTTTGTAAAACTTGCCCACACCAGCTTAAAATGTAAGCAAGGTTTTATTGTGGAACTTGTACTTAAAAGATGTGATCGAGTATTTCTCCTTTGTGATGCATGTCAAATTTAAGGTATTTAAATTAATTTTTTGTTTTGGCTCAAGACTGTATTGTATTGTTTTTAGCCGTTTTTTAAGTTAAGTTATGGCAATAGAGTGAATACGAAGAACAGTCTTTTTATCTTAGTCATAGTATTAGCTGAGAAAAACCGAGGAGCTCGAACTCAGCTATGTTTTTACATGCAAGTTTGAGCTAGTGACTGAGGCAGCAAACAGAAGCTCCAAAATCAATAGCAATCCTCTCAACTGAGCAGCAACGATTGAAGTGAGATGGCTCCTGGCACAGTAGTATTGAAGCACTCATTGGAATAGCTTTTGCACTCTTGCTTTTGTTTTTGTCCTCATGCAAACTCTGCACTGCACTCGTACTTTCAAATATGCACACAGTTATGCTCTCGCAAGTGGAACATTCAGAAACGCTCAAAAGTGCATATATGGGTTCAAACtatttcacagacacacaccctactCACACAAATGCTCACTTTAGATCAATTGGAAGCAAAGTGAACTTTGCTGCTGTGGTGCTTTTGCAGAATGAGGTCACTATTGAGGAGATTGAGTAACAGAGAGACTGTGTTGACTGGTAGGCTTTACCGTGGGTGTATTCCTATCGAACTTTCGTTCCAAGCCcatcttgtgtttgtgtaaatagTCATAACGGTCCACATCACCTGAACAAGCAAGCGGAAGTCAACAAAACAAGTCAGAATGTTATGTGGGCATTTCTTAAATAATATGTAGGTTATAAATAGTCAAAAAGACTATTGAAAATGACAAGTGGCGATAGACAagcttgttttctctttttgtaGCACTAGGTTTTGAGTTCTGAGCAAAGTGCTATGCCATTCCTTAATAAGACCATTCACAACCTTGGGTGTTCAGAACACAGTTTTACCAATCAAGTTGTTTTTGTGTACGACTCTAAAGCCTAAAACCTTTTAAAGGGTTTCATATTTGTCatcttttttttaccttttctCAGATTGGTAACAACCAAGACACTCTGAGGAAGACATGGAACCCCAAGTTCACCCTGCGGAGCCATTTTGACTCCATCCGCGGCCTGGCCTTCCACCCAGTGGAGCCTGTGCTGGTCACCGCGTCCGAGGACCACACGCTCAAGCTATGGAACCTCCAGAAGACCGCGCCCGCCAAGAAGTAAGAGGTTTTGTATATGTTGTTTTGTATAGGTTTTGTAAGAGGTTTcttgtttgaaatgttttccTTCCATTTGGTACTAAAAAGGTTGGCTTGGCAAATTTTCCTCATATGCACTAGAGATGTAGGCACTTTTCAGTGACTGTTGAAATACAGCACGTCTTTACTTTGTGTCTGTGGGCATTATCATGTGATTTAGGAGCTTGTTAATTTTTCTAGCGAGTATAGCTTAAATGACTGACATGACACTGTTGGAACCAGTCTTTAAAAGTCATTTATATTTCCAAAGAAAAGAGAACAGTTATACTACAGTATGTTGCATTTTAAACATTATACATGTAGGCACTCATTAATTTTAAATGGCCTTAATTGCATTAAACAACATGAGATGAGTAAAAGACAATGCAATTGCTAATCAATGACAATTATTAAAATGACCTTCAAATGACGATGAATAACAGACTAGATGTGTTTGACTCATTTTTATCTTTGTGGTTACGTGCATGTGACTTTAACACCAAAAAGATGAACAGGAACACTTTCTTCCATCCTCCTAGGTGTGCTGCCCTAGATGTTGAACCCATCTATACATTCAGGGCCCATCGGTGAGTTTGCATACACATCATGGCATCAACCCCAAATGTATATTAATGTgttatgaatatataatatctaaACTACAGATGTTATGCTGAAACCATGAAGCATTAGTGATCGATTACTTGTATGTTTGTAGAGGTGCAGTGCTATGTGTTGTTATGAGCTCTACGGGGGAGCAGTGCTTCAGTGGGGGGGTGGATGGAACGATCCAAAGCTGGAACACCCCCAGCCCAAACATCGACCCCTATGATTCGTATGGTATGGTCTGAGATCTTAATAATACTTTGTGCGAATGTACCAGCTTCCTCCTTGGTCTCTCTGTTTTTGGATTAACTACTCCATACTTTGTATTCTTCTCTGTCCTTTTTTGCCATTTATTTCTGCTCACAACTCTCCCTCCTTGCAAATCTCCTTGAGCTTTCTCTTAATATTGACTCTCTTCATCCTACTCTGTTCtgttccctcactctctctctcgtcgtCTTTCCCCCTCAGAGCCGTCTGTGCTGCGGGGGTCGCTGTGCGGCCACAATGACTCAGTGTGGGGTCTGGTGTACAGCTCTGTCCACCAccgcctcctctcctgctctgggGATGGCACGGTGCGCCTGTGGAATGCCGCCGACATTGCTCCTGCCCTCGC contains:
- the strn gene encoding striatin isoform X3 — encoded protein: MLEYALKQERAKYHKLKYGTELNQGDMKPPTYDSDDGNENEVPSPPNSSHQLNWKQGRQLLRQYLQEVGYTDTILDVKSQRVRALLGLAGDPGDRSLDQKTEPMVNGTEPSSLKDSDMVSKPDMSDSATVLEAFKFIESAAAEFCDEDDEDDSEGRDKTIMDLATMVRKNTSPSPSSTSSDLSDDPDTEEALKGFDFLASPDELDGSPESRSADNNVDWEKDEQSDLSEAWDVDQGLIAQLKEQYRKERKGKKGVKRPNRSKLQDMLANLRDAEDLPSMQPSLTPPSRPSVPRLNEHEVSRPEEVEAMTFPPTSGKSFIMGRLDEAAESELGLGELAGLTTANEADSLAYDIGNNQDTLRKTWNPKFTLRSHFDSIRGLAFHPVEPVLVTASEDHTLKLWNLQKTAPAKKCAALDVEPIYTFRAHRGAVLCVVMSSTGEQCFSGGVDGTIQSWNTPSPNIDPYDSYEPSVLRGSLCGHNDSVWGLVYSSVHHRLLSCSGDGTVRLWNAADIAPALAVFNEKGELGIPTSADLVCSEPAHMVTSFSSGEIGLFNMETRQLLLKLESNRESVPPCKINKVLSHPTLPITITAQEDRHIQFFDNNTGKLIHSMVAHLDAVTSLAVDPNGLYLMSGSHDCSIRLWNMESKTCIQEFTAHRKKFDESIHDVAFHPTKCYIGSAGADALAKVFV